In Spirosoma aureum, a single genomic region encodes these proteins:
- a CDS encoding DUF3857 domain-containing protein, with protein MYDASGKLIRKLKKADIEDYSTYSDYNLFDDNRLKAASFPKQPTYPYTVEFIVVTIERNLMFYPTWIPQDKEHLSVEQATFTLNMPPGLALRYKEVNIPTPVVEEMAANGSKTYVWKLANRPAVEFEPLSPPAREQLPIVYTAPTDFEVQEYKGKITNWSDVSRFYYSLNDGRDRIPEDLRRQVIELTKNEASTVGKVRKVYHFLQEQTRYVSVQLGIGGWQTIEAEKVAVSNYGDYKALTNYTMAMLKAAGVVAYPALVRAGEKEPDTMSDFPSFQFNHVILCVPDKRDTLFLECTSSHDPAGYVSDFTGNRHVLLILPEGGRLIKTPAYQPADNLQQRRIAIKINEQGDAAAQVITRYTGLQQDDYGSILHRLNHDDQRSWLIKRITIPAFELNTFAYSEQVGDVPAVIETLELTIRRWANASGTRLFLPLNLMSSLSSATPLTQSRKSPMELGSAYDFIDSDTITYQLPKGYLPEYRIDPLKIDSKFGTYTAQLVMEGDRVVYIRRVIMHRGRFPATAYAEWVDFRKKVAKADRAQLVFVKSN; from the coding sequence TTGTACGATGCATCGGGGAAATTGATCAGGAAACTTAAGAAAGCTGATATTGAAGATTATAGTACCTATTCAGACTATAATTTATTCGACGATAACCGGCTCAAAGCAGCCTCCTTCCCGAAGCAGCCAACCTATCCGTACACGGTTGAATTTATTGTCGTGACTATCGAACGCAACCTGATGTTTTATCCGACGTGGATTCCCCAGGATAAAGAGCATCTGTCCGTTGAGCAGGCGACGTTTACGTTGAATATGCCACCAGGACTTGCGTTGCGCTACAAAGAAGTGAATATTCCAACACCTGTGGTCGAAGAGATGGCTGCAAACGGGAGTAAAACGTATGTTTGGAAACTGGCCAATCGTCCGGCAGTCGAATTTGAACCGCTGTCGCCACCGGCACGAGAGCAGTTACCCATCGTTTATACAGCTCCGACAGACTTTGAAGTACAGGAATATAAGGGAAAAATTACCAACTGGAGCGATGTAAGCCGATTTTATTATAGCCTCAATGATGGTCGTGATCGCATACCGGAAGACCTGCGTCGGCAGGTGATCGAATTGACAAAAAATGAAGCGTCCACAGTTGGGAAAGTTCGTAAGGTTTACCACTTTTTACAGGAGCAGACTCGCTATGTAAGTGTTCAGCTCGGCATAGGCGGTTGGCAAACCATTGAAGCCGAGAAAGTGGCTGTTAGCAATTATGGCGATTACAAGGCATTGACAAATTATACGATGGCAATGTTAAAGGCAGCTGGTGTAGTGGCTTACCCGGCGTTGGTGCGAGCGGGCGAAAAAGAGCCGGATACCATGTCGGATTTTCCGAGTTTCCAGTTTAACCATGTTATTTTATGCGTGCCTGATAAACGGGATACGCTCTTTCTGGAGTGCACAAGCAGCCATGATCCGGCCGGATATGTCAGTGATTTTACCGGAAACCGGCATGTTCTGCTTATTTTGCCGGAAGGTGGCCGATTGATAAAAACGCCTGCCTATCAGCCAGCAGATAATCTTCAGCAACGACGGATCGCCATTAAAATCAACGAACAGGGTGATGCTGCAGCTCAAGTGATAACGCGCTATACGGGTCTGCAACAGGACGATTATGGCAGCATTCTTCATCGCCTGAACCACGATGATCAGCGCAGCTGGCTTATCAAACGGATTACCATACCTGCGTTTGAATTAAACACGTTCGCGTATAGCGAACAGGTGGGCGACGTACCTGCCGTCATTGAAACACTGGAGCTGACTATTCGGCGGTGGGCGAATGCCAGTGGTACGCGCCTGTTTTTACCCCTTAATCTGATGTCATCGCTTTCGTCGGCAACACCCTTGACGCAATCCCGTAAGTCGCCGATGGAGTTAGGATCGGCTTATGATTTTATTGATAGCGACACAATTACCTACCAACTTCCTAAAGGGTATTTGCCAGAGTATAGAATAGATCCCCTGAAAATTGACTCGAAATTTGGGACATATACGGCGCAGTTAGTAATGGAAGGTGACCGGGTTGTCTATATTCGGCGTGTAATCATGCATCGGGGGCGCTTTCCAGCCACGGCTTATGCGGAGTGGGTAGATTTTCGTAAAAAGGTTGCCAAAGCAGATCGGGCCCAGCTAGTGTTCGTTAAAAGTAATTAA
- a CDS encoding type 1 glutamine amidotransferase domain-containing protein: MDPIYKALIVCTNHTDYPTKPHKTGLWLSEATHFYDELADRKLPYDIASPNGGRVPIDEKSIDRRDTINEKWYNDPIFRHKLDNSLRLDEVNPADYQILYFTGGHGTMWDFPNNQALQNITRYIYENGGLVAAVCHGVSGLLNVKLSDGSQLIDNRQVTGFSNMEEKLVRLDDQVPFLLEDALRQKNALYSKSLIPFLPYIEVDERLVTGQNPLSARKVGRKVMEEMYEK, translated from the coding sequence ATGGACCCTATTTATAAAGCGTTAATCGTTTGTACTAACCATACAGACTACCCAACTAAACCGCATAAAACTGGACTTTGGTTGAGCGAAGCGACGCATTTTTACGATGAACTTGCTGACCGTAAATTGCCCTATGACATCGCAAGTCCGAATGGTGGCCGAGTGCCAATCGACGAAAAAAGTATTGACCGACGTGATACCATTAACGAAAAATGGTACAACGATCCCATATTTCGGCATAAACTCGATAACTCATTACGGTTAGACGAAGTAAATCCAGCCGACTATCAAATCCTGTACTTTACGGGTGGTCATGGCACTATGTGGGATTTCCCGAATAATCAGGCCTTACAAAACATCACCCGGTATATTTATGAAAATGGAGGGCTGGTGGCCGCCGTTTGCCATGGAGTAAGTGGCCTGTTAAACGTCAAACTTTCCGACGGTTCACAACTGATTGACAACCGGCAGGTAACTGGCTTCTCAAATATGGAAGAAAAGCTAGTTCGTCTCGATGATCAGGTACCCTTTCTTCTGGAAGATGCATTGCGGCAAAAAAATGCGCTGTATAGCAAAAGCCTCATTCCATTTTTACCCTACATTGAGGTAGATGAGCGCCTGGTTACAGGGCAAAACCCACTGTCGGCGCGGAAAGTTGGCCGGAAGGTGATGGAGGAAATGTATGAGAAGTAA
- the aat gene encoding leucyl/phenylalanyl-tRNA--protein transferase, with the protein MNKLTADDLIYGYIHGIFPMADADGTLYWYAPDPRAVIPIDTYKPARSLRPVLNKKHFDIRVNADFEQVMRYCSLPRSETDSTWISEEIIEAYTELHRMGLAHSIETYIDNRLVGGLYGVSLGAVFFGESMFHLVDNASKVAFHYLIMTLREQKFELLDTQFINDNVRRYGAIEIPKADYMKQLKSALRKKARFTEPVLEHLFRNHADDSVTD; encoded by the coding sequence ATGAACAAGCTGACCGCCGACGACCTGATTTACGGGTACATCCACGGTATTTTTCCGATGGCCGACGCAGACGGTACGCTCTACTGGTATGCGCCCGACCCGCGTGCTGTAATTCCGATCGATACCTACAAACCAGCCCGTTCGTTACGTCCTGTATTAAATAAAAAACATTTTGACATTCGGGTAAATGCTGATTTTGAACAGGTTATGCGATACTGTTCGCTGCCCCGATCGGAGACAGACAGCACCTGGATTTCAGAAGAAATTATTGAGGCTTATACGGAGTTACACCGGATGGGGCTTGCTCACAGCATCGAAACGTATATAGACAACCGTTTAGTTGGCGGATTGTATGGTGTATCGTTGGGAGCTGTTTTTTTTGGCGAATCGATGTTTCATCTTGTCGATAATGCCTCGAAAGTCGCGTTTCATTACCTGATCATGACGCTTCGTGAGCAGAAATTTGAACTCCTTGACACTCAATTCATTAACGACAATGTTCGACGTTATGGGGCTATTGAAATTCCCAAAGCGGACTACATGAAACAACTCAAATCGGCCCTCCGTAAGAAAGCCCGTTTTACCGAGCCTGTGCTGGAGCATTTATTCAGAAACCATGCAGATGATTCGGTAACTGACTAG
- a CDS encoding DUF3857 domain-containing protein: protein MVPTFTWYRLLIVAVCFWLCLSIAFAQKKIDPGPAIKFGKITPDQFTHTISDSSAEAVVLYDYGEVTFEHNATDLWLVSQHHIRLQIRKKSAYDRATIELFTRRGKAGQHEFISDFEAYTYKLVDGNVSFDRLTDAGHFTEKASDQFWIEKYTLPNVREGAILDYKYTVHTPFSVNHNPRTWRFQQDIPVKWSEYRITIPDYFYYKMLMSGYLSMVVNEQKKSSIDLLPGQGSVSASSYRFAMKDVPAFRDEAYITTDDDYLSKIDFELASYQLPGAGGLRNHNLSVGWDAMDKTLLSDANFGGQIKRAGFMRETARSLLAQQSDTLSRIKAAYDFIRKTVKWNDEASLWSMDGIKKVFDNKKGNAADINLMLVALLREMDISANPVILSTRSHGRISEAYALLKKFNYVIAQVSVGGKDMLLDATDPYLTPGMLPVHCLNETGRLVHETNSRFIPLLALERDVDMHTGSFTIDAEGEVSGKLLHSHGGYSARKARKQFAKEGKSKFLENIQKTRPAWQIEMADFSGADVSSSAFNVEYTMAIPEACSRAGDRLYFRPMLTEAFAANPFKELERLYPVDFGVPMEKTFSVTYTLPTGFLVEEMPKPVSMLLPQDGGRFLFQVSVNAANQIQIASRIVLRRQLYLTEEYGSLRELFSRIVAKHAEQIVLKRGTVAEKK, encoded by the coding sequence ATGGTCCCTACTTTTACCTGGTATCGTCTACTTATTGTAGCCGTATGTTTTTGGTTGTGCCTTTCTATTGCATTTGCCCAGAAGAAAATCGATCCAGGCCCAGCCATTAAATTTGGTAAGATCACCCCCGACCAGTTTACGCATACCATTTCAGATTCCAGCGCAGAAGCCGTGGTTCTTTACGATTATGGAGAGGTAACCTTTGAGCATAATGCCACTGATTTGTGGCTTGTATCCCAGCATCATATCAGGCTACAAATCCGTAAGAAATCGGCCTACGATCGAGCGACAATTGAACTGTTTACCCGTCGTGGAAAGGCAGGGCAGCATGAATTTATCTCGGATTTTGAGGCCTATACCTATAAACTGGTTGATGGAAATGTATCTTTTGACCGACTGACCGACGCTGGCCACTTTACCGAAAAAGCATCAGATCAGTTTTGGATTGAAAAATATACACTGCCCAACGTCCGGGAAGGGGCTATCCTTGACTATAAATACACCGTTCATACGCCCTTTAGTGTTAATCATAATCCTCGAACGTGGCGATTTCAGCAGGATATACCGGTTAAATGGAGCGAATACCGTATCACGATCCCTGATTATTTCTATTACAAAATGCTGATGAGTGGCTACCTGAGCATGGTGGTTAATGAACAGAAAAAGAGTTCTATTGATCTCCTGCCAGGCCAGGGGAGTGTGTCGGCCTCCTCCTATCGGTTCGCCATGAAAGATGTACCGGCTTTCAGAGATGAGGCTTACATTACAACGGATGACGATTACCTGTCCAAAATTGATTTTGAACTGGCCAGTTATCAGTTACCCGGCGCTGGTGGTCTACGGAATCATAATTTATCGGTTGGCTGGGATGCTATGGATAAAACGCTCCTTAGTGATGCCAACTTTGGCGGACAGATCAAGCGGGCTGGTTTTATGCGGGAAACGGCCAGATCACTACTAGCTCAACAATCAGATACCCTGTCGCGCATAAAAGCAGCGTATGATTTTATCCGGAAAACTGTCAAATGGAACGATGAGGCTTCGCTATGGTCGATGGATGGTATTAAGAAGGTTTTCGATAACAAAAAAGGCAATGCCGCCGATATCAACCTGATGCTGGTTGCACTCCTGCGTGAAATGGACATCAGTGCCAATCCGGTTATTCTTAGCACTCGCTCGCATGGGCGAATTAGTGAAGCCTACGCGTTATTGAAAAAGTTTAATTACGTTATCGCGCAGGTATCCGTTGGCGGGAAAGATATGCTGCTGGATGCTACCGATCCTTACCTAACGCCCGGAATGCTTCCCGTACATTGCCTGAACGAAACCGGACGACTTGTTCATGAGACGAACTCCCGTTTTATACCCTTGCTGGCGCTGGAGCGCGACGTTGATATGCATACGGGTTCATTTACAATTGATGCTGAAGGAGAGGTGTCGGGTAAGCTGCTCCATTCTCACGGTGGCTACAGCGCCCGGAAAGCCCGCAAGCAATTTGCCAAAGAAGGAAAATCGAAATTTCTTGAAAACATTCAAAAAACAAGACCTGCCTGGCAGATCGAGATGGCTGATTTTTCAGGAGCTGATGTATCAAGTAGTGCCTTTAACGTAGAGTACACAATGGCTATTCCGGAGGCCTGTTCCAGAGCGGGAGATCGGCTCTATTTCAGACCTATGCTGACTGAAGCATTCGCGGCTAATCCATTTAAGGAACTGGAACGACTTTACCCGGTAGATTTTGGCGTACCAATGGAGAAGACATTTTCGGTTACGTATACGTTACCGACCGGCTTTCTGGTAGAAGAAATGCCCAAGCCAGTATCCATGCTACTTCCTCAGGATGGCGGCCGATTTTTGTTTCAGGTATCTGTCAATGCAGCTAATCAGATTCAGATTGCCAGCCGGATTGTGCTACGCCGTCAACTATATCTCACCGAAGAATATGGCTCTTTACGGGAGTTGTTCAGTCGAATTGTGGCGAAACATGCCGAGCAGATTGTTCTGAAACGTGGAACCGTAGCGGAGAAGAAATAA
- a CDS encoding DUF6807 domain-containing protein, producing MRQLIFTLLLATTATLSQAQTNRIQLTHDEAKKRVDVTIDGKPFTAYIYPGPTVLKKPVLYPIRSAGGNFITRGWPMDPRPGERIDHPHHVGMWFNYGDVNGHDFWNNSTAVGPEHKGPFGTIVHTGVKSMKSGKDKAELVVTADWLDKDNKVMLQETTTYEFKGTTDSRTIDRVTTLKAVDKEVVFKDNKEGLIALRLARQLEQPSTKPEVFTDAQGVATKVPVLDNAGVTGKYHSSEGIEGDAVWGTRGKWVNLTGTVNGEAVSLVLLDHPQNVGYPTYWHARGYGLFAANPLGPSVLSEGKAPALNYTLPAGKSVTFRYRLLVRSGNTPNTFIDEQISAFNR from the coding sequence ATGCGCCAACTCATTTTTACCTTGCTGCTTGCTACCACAGCAACGCTATCGCAAGCCCAAACGAACCGGATTCAACTAACCCACGACGAAGCCAAAAAGCGAGTGGATGTTACCATAGATGGCAAGCCATTTACGGCCTACATTTATCCCGGCCCAACTGTGCTTAAAAAGCCCGTTCTCTATCCGATTCGGTCGGCAGGCGGGAACTTTATTACGCGGGGCTGGCCAATGGACCCACGACCCGGCGAACGAATCGACCATCCGCACCACGTTGGTATGTGGTTCAACTATGGCGATGTGAATGGCCATGATTTCTGGAATAACTCAACGGCTGTTGGCCCTGAACACAAAGGTCCGTTCGGAACCATCGTTCATACGGGCGTCAAATCGATGAAAAGCGGCAAGGATAAAGCAGAACTAGTTGTCACGGCCGACTGGCTCGATAAAGACAATAAAGTGATGCTTCAGGAAACGACAACCTACGAGTTTAAGGGAACAACTGATAGCCGGACCATTGATCGTGTTACTACGTTGAAAGCGGTGGATAAGGAGGTCGTTTTCAAGGATAATAAAGAAGGGCTCATTGCACTTCGCCTGGCCCGTCAGCTCGAACAACCATCAACCAAACCCGAAGTATTCACGGATGCGCAGGGTGTAGCGACAAAAGTGCCCGTACTCGACAATGCCGGTGTAACGGGGAAATACCATAGCAGCGAGGGGATAGAAGGCGATGCTGTCTGGGGCACACGGGGAAAATGGGTAAATCTGACCGGAACAGTTAATGGAGAAGCCGTATCGTTAGTGTTGTTAGACCATCCACAAAATGTTGGTTATCCAACCTACTGGCATGCCAGAGGATATGGATTGTTTGCCGCCAATCCGTTAGGACCTTCAGTTCTTTCGGAAGGAAAGGCTCCTGCTCTGAACTACACGCTCCCGGCGGGCAAATCGGTTACGTTCAGATACCGGTTGCTGGTGCGGTCTGGCAATACGCCCAATACGTTTATTGATGAGCAAATTTCAGCATTTAACCGTTAA
- the rfbC gene encoding dTDP-4-dehydrorhamnose 3,5-epimerase, giving the protein MQVRETAISGLIELIPRVFEDERGYFFESYNKTLFTALGLPMEFVQDNQSFSVKGVLRGLHMQNEPFAQGKLVRVITGQVLDVAVDLRPDSPTFGQYETFLLDAKLANMAYIPEGFGHGFVALEDSIFSYKCTNVYNKASETGIIWNDPDLNIDWGVTNPIVSEKDLELKFLREVFPDVVV; this is encoded by the coding sequence ATGCAGGTTCGCGAAACGGCTATTAGTGGCCTGATTGAACTGATTCCCCGCGTGTTTGAAGATGAACGTGGCTACTTCTTCGAGTCCTACAATAAAACGCTGTTTACGGCGCTGGGCTTGCCGATGGAGTTTGTACAGGATAACCAATCGTTCTCGGTGAAAGGTGTACTCCGCGGGCTGCACATGCAAAACGAACCTTTTGCACAAGGCAAGCTTGTCCGGGTTATTACTGGTCAGGTACTTGACGTAGCCGTCGATTTACGTCCAGATTCACCCACATTCGGGCAATATGAAACGTTTCTGCTTGACGCGAAACTAGCCAATATGGCCTACATTCCTGAAGGGTTCGGGCATGGTTTCGTAGCCCTGGAAGACAGTATTTTCAGCTATAAATGTACGAATGTGTACAACAAAGCGTCTGAAACGGGTATTATCTGGAACGACCCTGACCTGAATATTGATTGGGGTGTCACTAATCCCATTGTTTCTGAAAAGGACTTAGAATTAAAATTCCTGCGCGAAGTATTTCCCGATGTAGTCGTTTAA
- the proB gene encoding glutamate 5-kinase, which translates to MSKPVLVLKFGTASITKSTGEPNEPVMVDIARQVAALHPYYKIVLVSSGAVGAGKAQIRDYRGDISQRKAAAAVGNLLLLNQYSRFFSIYGISIAQSLCERHHFANRDQFLQLKQTYEELWANDIIPIANENDVVSNRELKFSDNDELATLIAVGFGAEALMLCTSVGGLLDADGQIIRQVTHFDERIFSVVRTEKSSLGLGGMASKLTFAKLATRMGIRVVIFGLNEPDSMGKALRGETGTEFSPQPTTMSARNRWLGSGSLAVGQIWVDAGAVRALQQRRSLLAVGVRDVIGEFATGEMVEILDEQEMTIAVARARISSATLAQQLNQQNVEVANANDIVLL; encoded by the coding sequence ATGTCAAAACCTGTTCTTGTACTTAAATTCGGAACGGCGTCCATTACGAAATCCACGGGCGAACCGAATGAACCTGTTATGGTGGACATTGCCCGGCAAGTGGCGGCACTGCACCCCTACTATAAAATTGTACTGGTATCGTCGGGCGCAGTCGGTGCAGGCAAAGCTCAAATCCGGGATTATCGGGGTGATATTAGTCAGCGTAAAGCCGCTGCCGCAGTTGGTAACCTGTTGCTACTCAATCAGTATTCTCGTTTTTTTTCGATTTACGGCATTTCTATTGCGCAGAGCCTTTGCGAACGGCACCACTTTGCCAACCGTGACCAGTTTCTGCAACTCAAACAAACGTATGAGGAGCTTTGGGCCAACGATATTATTCCCATTGCCAACGAAAACGACGTTGTCAGCAATCGAGAGCTTAAATTTTCGGATAACGACGAGCTGGCGACATTAATTGCTGTTGGTTTTGGGGCAGAAGCCCTGATGTTATGTACCTCCGTCGGTGGATTGCTGGATGCAGATGGGCAGATTATCCGGCAAGTCACTCACTTCGATGAACGAATCTTCAGTGTCGTCAGAACCGAGAAATCATCACTGGGCCTGGGTGGAATGGCCTCTAAACTGACGTTTGCCAAGCTCGCTACACGCATGGGAATTCGGGTCGTCATTTTTGGGCTTAACGAACCCGATAGCATGGGAAAGGCCCTGCGAGGTGAAACTGGAACAGAATTTTCACCTCAACCAACAACCATGTCGGCTCGCAACCGCTGGCTGGGCAGTGGTAGCCTGGCTGTTGGACAGATATGGGTCGATGCAGGCGCTGTACGGGCGCTGCAACAACGTCGAAGCCTACTGGCAGTTGGCGTGCGTGACGTGATAGGCGAATTTGCTACTGGCGAAATGGTCGAAATTCTGGATGAACAGGAAATGACCATTGCGGTTGCGCGAGCCCGTATATCATCCGCAACGCTGGCGCAACAGCTTAATCAGCAAAATGTTGAGGTAGCAAATGCAAATGATATTGTACTTTTGTAG
- a CDS encoding glutamate-5-semialdehyde dehydrogenase, producing MTPITPLLQDTQQASAAVRRLSSEQKTELLNRLADVLASHTAEIITENQKDLDRMPETDPKYDRLKLTEARIADLAKSLRDVAQLPDPAGEVIFERTIEQGLKLKKIAVPLGVVGVIYESRPNVTVDVASLCLRSGNACVLKGGKEADFSNRYLIGLIQGVLEEFGVPKAAVTLLPPDRAVVNELLTATRYVDIIIPRGSESLIQFVRKNSLVPTIETGAGVCHAYVEKTADLDKAAAIVVNARVSRPSVCNSLDCVLVDEAIADTFLPMLTDDFRKWNVEVFADESSYNIFEKAGYENLQHARPDDFGREFLDYKCAVKVVAGLEDALSHIQAYSSRHSEAILSQDQSLIDRFLFEVDAAAVYANASTRFTDGGVFGLGAEIGISTQKLHARGPFALEKLVTEKWVVVGDGQVRW from the coding sequence ATGACACCGATCACCCCACTCCTTCAGGATACGCAACAGGCTTCTGCGGCCGTTCGACGGCTCAGCTCAGAACAGAAGACCGAGTTACTGAACCGGCTTGCCGACGTTCTGGCGTCTCATACGGCTGAGATTATTACTGAGAATCAGAAAGATCTTGACCGAATGCCGGAAACGGACCCGAAATACGACCGGTTGAAGCTGACAGAAGCACGCATTGCCGATCTAGCCAAAAGTCTGCGGGATGTAGCTCAGCTACCCGATCCGGCTGGTGAAGTCATTTTTGAGCGTACGATTGAGCAGGGGCTGAAACTAAAAAAAATTGCGGTTCCGCTGGGTGTTGTTGGCGTCATTTATGAATCCCGACCCAATGTAACGGTCGATGTCGCGTCGCTTTGCCTGCGGTCGGGTAATGCCTGCGTTTTAAAAGGTGGCAAAGAAGCTGATTTTTCCAATCGTTATCTGATCGGATTAATTCAGGGCGTTCTGGAAGAATTTGGCGTACCTAAGGCTGCTGTAACGCTGTTACCGCCCGATCGGGCCGTTGTCAATGAGCTTTTGACAGCAACGCGTTATGTCGATATTATTATTCCCCGCGGTTCCGAATCGCTGATTCAGTTTGTTCGCAAAAACTCGCTGGTGCCTACCATCGAAACAGGTGCTGGTGTCTGTCATGCCTACGTTGAAAAAACGGCAGATCTGGACAAAGCGGCTGCCATTGTTGTTAATGCACGCGTTTCACGTCCGTCGGTTTGCAACTCCCTCGATTGCGTCCTTGTCGATGAAGCCATTGCGGATACCTTTCTGCCCATGCTGACGGATGATTTCAGGAAATGGAACGTTGAGGTTTTTGCCGACGAATCTTCATACAACATTTTCGAGAAAGCCGGATACGAAAACCTACAACACGCTCGCCCTGACGATTTTGGACGTGAATTTCTGGATTACAAATGTGCCGTAAAGGTCGTTGCCGGACTCGAAGACGCGTTGTCGCATATTCAGGCGTATTCGTCGCGGCATTCTGAAGCAATTTTATCGCAGGATCAGTCGCTTATTGACCGCTTTCTGTTCGAAGTTGATGCCGCTGCTGTTTACGCCAATGCATCTACCCGTTTCACTGACGGAGGAGTGTTTGGATTGGGGGCCGAAATTGGCATTTCGACTCAGAAACTACACGCCCGCGGGCCATTTGCCCTCGAAAAACTGGTGACCGAAAAATGGGTAGTTGTTGGCGATGGGCAGGTAAGATGGTAA
- a CDS encoding 4Fe-4S binding protein produces the protein MKSLHRFGLVLFITGFACWIFTLTLSQYRLTDAIINQVVKTEHKAVVHRQTAFIKDKLYSSNWAFIKDFRGAIATYNADMRAKKAWSEVIYDNYTFDVAKRASLGMLTTNNVWIWFWLSFGLATLGGLLYAWAGTKRLPGIQNNRQYRHPATDRGWIGISVGVFLIGFYIALYFYPEYLTNWVLLVDPISRALNAGPASRWFLYGFLYTLVILVMGIRMLINYRHSRYQQLRTLSVMFFQTAFAFLIPEIMQRLNQPYQDLKNIWPLDYTFFFDYKLNEKLQAGSLGIFMLVWGIVLALVAVPVMTYFFGKRWYCSWVCGCGGLAETLGDPYRHLSDKTLKAWKAERVIVHGVLVFAVVMTLLVLYTYFTGQSTVLGFLDSYSIRSTYGLYIGSIFAGVVGTGFYPLMGNRVWCRFGCPLAAYLGLVQRFKSRFRITTNGGQCISCGNCSAYCEMGIDVRAYAQRGQDIVRSSCVGCGICSAVCPRGVLNLEVGPVSSRKI, from the coding sequence ATGAAATCCCTGCATCGTTTCGGCCTGGTTCTATTCATTACTGGGTTCGCCTGTTGGATTTTTACGCTGACCTTAAGCCAATACCGCCTGACTGATGCGATTATCAATCAGGTTGTCAAAACAGAACATAAGGCTGTTGTACATAGGCAAACGGCCTTCATAAAAGATAAACTCTATTCAAGTAACTGGGCGTTTATTAAGGATTTTCGGGGAGCAATTGCTACGTACAATGCCGATATGCGGGCTAAAAAAGCCTGGAGTGAGGTTATTTACGACAATTATACGTTCGACGTAGCGAAACGTGCATCACTCGGAATGCTGACGACTAATAACGTATGGATTTGGTTTTGGTTGAGTTTTGGGCTGGCTACTCTAGGTGGTTTGCTGTATGCATGGGCAGGGACTAAACGACTGCCCGGAATTCAAAATAATCGACAGTATCGACACCCGGCTACCGATCGGGGGTGGATTGGAATTAGTGTGGGGGTTTTTCTGATCGGATTTTATATTGCACTTTATTTTTATCCGGAGTACCTGACCAATTGGGTGTTGTTAGTAGACCCAATTAGTCGTGCGCTGAACGCTGGTCCGGCCAGTCGCTGGTTTCTATATGGGTTTTTATACACGCTGGTAATTCTGGTCATGGGGATTCGGATGCTGATAAATTATCGACACAGCCGATACCAACAACTTCGTACCTTATCGGTCATGTTCTTCCAGACGGCATTTGCGTTCCTGATTCCAGAAATCATGCAGCGACTTAATCAGCCGTATCAGGATCTGAAAAATATCTGGCCACTCGATTATACATTCTTCTTCGACTACAAGCTAAATGAAAAATTACAGGCTGGTTCGCTGGGTATTTTTATGCTCGTGTGGGGTATTGTTCTGGCGCTGGTAGCGGTGCCGGTGATGACCTATTTCTTTGGCAAACGTTGGTATTGTTCATGGGTATGCGGTTGTGGGGGACTGGCAGAAACGCTCGGCGATCCGTATCGGCATTTATCGGATAAGACGCTAAAGGCCTGGAAAGCTGAGCGGGTTATCGTTCATGGCGTTTTAGTGTTTGCGGTGGTCATGACACTGCTGGTACTTTATACATACTTTACCGGCCAGTCGACTGTGCTTGGTTTTCTGGATAGTTATAGCATCCGCTCAACCTACGGTCTTTATATCGGTTCGATTTTTGCAGGTGTGGTAGGAACGGGCTTTTACCCGCTGATGGGTAATCGTGTCTGGTGTCGATTTGGCTGTCCACTGGCGGCTTACTTAGGGCTGGTTCAGCGGTTTAAATCCCGCTTTCGGATTACCACCAATGGCGGACAATGCATTTCGTGCGGAAATTGTTCGGCTTATTGCGAGATGGGAATTGATGTGCGCGCCTATGCGCAGCGTGGGCAGGATATCGTGCGGTCGTCGTGCGTTGGATGTGGCATATGTTCGGCAGTCTGTCCGCGCGGAGTGCTCAATCTGGAAGTTGGGCCGGTGTCATCGCGGAAGATTTGA